A single region of the Pontibacter kalidii genome encodes:
- the dacB gene encoding D-alanyl-D-alanine carboxypeptidase/D-alanyl-D-alanine endopeptidase, which produces MKLFTPKAILVLACLLAHTVAWSQAVPQKLAAAYSKFEQDPQLQNAIASLYITDAKTGEVIFDRNSRIGLAPASTMKVITSISAYELLGRDFRYETKFAYRKNKGNNELVILPSGDPTFGSWRWAETKEDQVLAGLTKSLQRTGIKSYKHVTVANEGWNDETVPDGWMWQDIANYYGAGPAKLNWRENQYDVILRSGTSIGDPVAIVKTVPELNGYGLRSELTSAAAGTGDNAYIYFPLSAPSATIRGTIPVNESSFKISGAMPSAARQFVSTLSDTLQTLGIKLPKQPVEHNAPLPNGYTVFHTVTSPPLDSIIYWFNRKSINLYGEALVKTIAYKHTSDSQTGNGLKEIRTFWKQRGVPETELSMVDGSGLSPLNRVTTHAQVQLLQHAQSQPWYNGFYASLPVFNGMKMKSGTIRGVKGFCGYHQGKDGKEYVFSFIVNNYNGSASALVKKMYQVLDELK; this is translated from the coding sequence ATGAAACTCTTTACACCCAAAGCTATACTTGTGCTGGCCTGTTTGCTGGCGCACACCGTTGCCTGGTCGCAGGCGGTGCCCCAAAAGCTGGCCGCTGCCTATAGTAAGTTCGAACAGGACCCGCAACTGCAGAATGCCATTGCCTCCCTCTACATCACAGATGCCAAGACCGGAGAGGTTATCTTCGACCGCAACAGCCGGATCGGGCTGGCGCCCGCCTCCACCATGAAGGTGATCACCAGCATCAGCGCCTACGAGCTGTTGGGCAGGGATTTCAGGTATGAGACAAAGTTTGCCTACCGCAAAAACAAGGGGAACAACGAGCTCGTCATACTTCCTTCCGGCGACCCTACCTTTGGCAGCTGGCGCTGGGCCGAAACCAAAGAAGACCAGGTACTGGCGGGACTGACGAAATCGCTGCAGCGCACAGGTATAAAATCCTATAAGCATGTAACGGTTGCCAACGAAGGCTGGAACGACGAGACCGTGCCCGACGGCTGGATGTGGCAGGACATTGCCAACTACTACGGCGCAGGCCCGGCCAAGCTGAACTGGCGCGAAAACCAGTACGACGTTATACTCAGGTCAGGAACAAGTATAGGCGACCCGGTGGCGATCGTGAAAACGGTGCCGGAGCTGAACGGCTATGGCCTGCGCTCCGAGCTAACATCAGCCGCGGCCGGCACCGGCGACAATGCCTACATCTACTTTCCGCTTAGCGCGCCATCGGCCACCATCCGGGGTACTATCCCGGTAAACGAGAGCAGCTTTAAAATCTCGGGTGCCATGCCCTCTGCGGCACGCCAGTTTGTGAGCACTTTATCCGATACATTGCAGACGCTGGGCATCAAGCTGCCAAAGCAGCCGGTAGAGCACAACGCCCCGTTGCCTAATGGCTATACTGTGTTTCACACCGTCACATCCCCTCCGCTGGATAGCATCATCTACTGGTTTAACCGCAAGAGCATCAACCTCTACGGCGAGGCGCTGGTGAAGACAATTGCCTACAAGCATACCTCCGACAGCCAGACAGGTAATGGTCTGAAGGAGATCCGTACTTTCTGGAAGCAGCGGGGCGTACCGGAAACAGAGTTGAGCATGGTGGATGGCTCGGGGCTGTCGCCGCTGAACCGGGTGACCACCCATGCCCAGGTACAGTTGCTGCAGCACGCTCAGTCGCAGCCCTGGTACAACGGCTTCTATGCTTCGCTGCCGGTGTTTAACGGCATGAAGATGAAAAGCGGCACCATACGCGGCGTAAAAGGCTTCTGCGGCTACCATCAGGGTAAGGACGGCAAGGAGTATGTCTTTTCCTTTATCGTCAACAACTACAACGGCTCGGCCTCCGCGCTTGTCAAGAAGATGTACCAGGTGCTCGATGAGCTCAAGTAG
- a CDS encoding AsmA family protein — protein MKTHPAVKFLLLITGLILLLVLGAFLLLPPLYEAKAPAYLRAKLAGNSDMVLAPLQTEISSWKNFPYLTVSFDNISLTDTTQAHPLEVLRVQHAEVLLPLLQLPNRGIRISKVSLDGVSFHQRVDSAGNKVSISFRKDEKEEQDSGGFALDIRQLRIRSAQILSENHFKQSAFSLQLLDSDLSAEVKGNRLELKGKLQGRINHISSRDLQLFRDRAFTADAVYTFDRHKKQGRIKDSRVILNGNEVLIFGTHQKAVHGVGSELDLHFEGEQPFFFLLNQMASVRSIPLLKQVESDGRVKLQYHIAGHSSPTQRPRSRLHFELQDGRLHWPTSRITLSQIQIAGQLDNGPKHSPESSSFTLHHLSARTGNDSLQLKANITNFNKPYLDAQLSGRYTLDSLAEVLPPEYVSLPRGMLSGNVAIKGNLHASGDRRQEQDLQWQGAISLLGVGFQPAKLTVPCTEVNGEARLAGNELRLHQLRGKVGGRAFAVEGSVKNVMNYLLGQHPTVSVEGAVKLKQVQTGWIKLAPENKTIPAKSDAGAGEASTTILPGFLRVNMRLQCEQLELPSASVQNMRARLRSDGRRLTLSDIGLTTQGIAVSGKVSVLNDSRQLYAADLQLSARLDTLDLTNMEQINSLASAAGPKKSAAAKGSGLDYVLPLQKAQINLHVKQVKLPGAEDLENLSVQLNKNRSHVLMRDMLFQTSKGGAATAYGGFYLINSTITRPYLDVTMQYGFLDLQAFMQNIAALKTLLPPAEAEPLPDKTNGKDKRREKVYDLGLHVKAQELRYEYLTGTNLAIDARMNREQAQLDKLYLNAFGGTIYAQGVMYLNEPSDTIPVRLKAQVQEVDLEQLFAVAEQMELDMLESRNIKGKADCNVAVFTKLDQAFVPSFDRTVAYASTTFRDMELINVKPIQEALGFMREERTGHLYFEDVAADFVLYKNKFVAPGFSLNNNLSAFDLRGSYTMKGSARLSLDVNVFNILFGNNERRIGQIQEDSLSLNSSQNKQHLLLVREEEKYKVKLSNSKEREDISQVLCDEFMDVLQHYQIDTAFTEIQ, from the coding sequence ATGAAAACGCACCCTGCGGTTAAATTCCTTTTGCTGATTACGGGCCTGATCCTATTACTGGTTCTGGGTGCTTTTCTTTTGCTTCCCCCGCTCTACGAGGCAAAAGCACCCGCCTACCTGCGCGCGAAGTTGGCTGGTAACTCAGACATGGTATTGGCTCCTTTACAGACGGAAATCTCCAGTTGGAAGAACTTCCCCTACTTAACGGTTTCATTCGACAATATCTCCTTAACAGACACCACGCAGGCCCACCCCCTGGAGGTGCTGCGTGTGCAACATGCAGAGGTGCTGCTGCCGCTGCTGCAGTTGCCAAACAGGGGCATCCGGATCAGCAAAGTATCTCTGGACGGGGTGTCTTTTCACCAGCGGGTAGACTCTGCCGGCAACAAGGTCAGCATCTCTTTCAGGAAAGATGAGAAAGAGGAACAGGACTCGGGCGGCTTTGCGCTAGATATCCGGCAGCTGCGCATCCGGAGTGCTCAAATATTAAGCGAAAATCACTTCAAACAGAGCGCTTTCTCCCTGCAACTCCTAGACTCTGATCTGTCTGCGGAAGTAAAGGGCAACCGGCTGGAACTGAAGGGCAAACTACAAGGCCGAATCAACCATATCTCCAGCCGGGACCTGCAGCTTTTCCGGGACAGGGCGTTTACAGCCGACGCCGTTTATACTTTCGACCGCCACAAGAAGCAGGGTCGGATAAAAGACAGTCGCGTCATCCTCAACGGGAACGAGGTGCTGATCTTCGGCACGCACCAGAAGGCCGTTCACGGCGTTGGCTCAGAACTGGATCTTCATTTTGAGGGAGAGCAGCCTTTCTTTTTTCTGCTAAACCAGATGGCCTCTGTGCGGTCTATCCCTTTGCTGAAGCAGGTGGAGAGCGATGGCCGCGTGAAGCTGCAGTACCATATTGCCGGCCACTCCAGCCCCACGCAAAGGCCCCGCAGCAGGTTACACTTCGAGTTACAGGACGGCAGGCTGCATTGGCCCACCAGCCGCATCACCCTGTCGCAAATACAGATCGCCGGGCAATTGGATAACGGCCCAAAGCACTCCCCCGAGTCGAGCTCCTTTACGCTGCACCACCTGTCGGCCCGCACCGGCAACGACAGCCTGCAGCTCAAAGCCAACATCACCAACTTCAACAAGCCATACCTCGATGCCCAGCTGAGTGGGCGCTACACTCTGGACAGCCTGGCCGAGGTTCTGCCGCCAGAATATGTTTCCCTGCCCCGGGGCATGCTTTCCGGTAACGTGGCCATTAAGGGGAACCTGCACGCCAGCGGGGACCGCCGGCAGGAGCAGGACCTGCAGTGGCAGGGGGCGATCAGCCTGCTCGGGGTCGGTTTTCAGCCGGCAAAGCTAACCGTGCCCTGCACAGAAGTAAATGGCGAAGCCAGGCTGGCAGGTAATGAGCTGCGACTGCACCAGCTTAGGGGCAAGGTCGGCGGGCGGGCGTTTGCCGTGGAGGGCTCCGTGAAAAATGTGATGAATTACCTCCTGGGACAGCACCCTACAGTTTCAGTAGAGGGGGCAGTTAAACTAAAGCAGGTACAGACGGGCTGGATCAAGCTGGCGCCGGAGAATAAGACCATACCTGCCAAGTCAGATGCTGGCGCCGGGGAGGCCTCCACAACTATACTTCCCGGTTTCCTGCGCGTGAACATGCGCCTGCAGTGCGAGCAACTAGAGCTGCCGTCGGCTTCCGTTCAAAACATGCGGGCCCGGCTAAGGAGCGATGGGCGGCGGCTGACCCTCTCGGACATTGGCCTGACAACGCAAGGTATAGCGGTCAGTGGCAAGGTGTCGGTTCTGAATGACAGCAGGCAACTGTATGCCGCAGACCTGCAGCTGTCCGCCCGGCTCGATACCCTGGACCTGACCAACATGGAGCAGATCAACTCCCTGGCCAGCGCAGCCGGCCCTAAAAAGTCTGCAGCGGCAAAAGGGAGCGGCTTGGATTATGTACTGCCACTGCAAAAGGCGCAAATCAACCTGCATGTAAAGCAGGTAAAGCTGCCGGGGGCGGAAGACCTGGAAAACCTGTCGGTGCAGCTGAATAAAAACAGGAGCCATGTGCTGATGCGGGACATGCTCTTTCAAACCTCAAAAGGTGGTGCTGCTACTGCTTACGGTGGCTTTTACCTCATCAACTCGACAATTACCCGGCCTTACCTGGATGTGACCATGCAGTATGGTTTCCTCGACCTGCAGGCCTTTATGCAGAACATCGCCGCACTCAAAACGCTGCTTCCGCCAGCGGAGGCCGAGCCATTGCCGGACAAGACTAATGGAAAAGACAAGCGCAGGGAGAAAGTATACGACCTGGGCCTGCACGTGAAGGCGCAGGAGCTCCGGTATGAGTACCTTACAGGGACAAACCTGGCCATCGACGCCCGCATGAACCGGGAGCAGGCACAGTTGGACAAGCTATACCTGAACGCTTTCGGGGGAACCATCTACGCACAGGGCGTGATGTACCTCAACGAGCCTTCCGACACCATCCCGGTCCGGCTGAAGGCGCAGGTACAGGAGGTGGACCTAGAGCAGCTGTTTGCCGTGGCCGAGCAGATGGAGCTGGATATGCTGGAGAGCCGGAACATCAAAGGCAAGGCTGACTGCAACGTGGCCGTTTTTACCAAACTCGACCAAGCCTTTGTTCCAAGTTTCGACCGCACGGTCGCCTATGCCAGCACTACTTTCCGTGACATGGAACTGATCAATGTGAAACCCATACAGGAGGCGCTCGGCTTTATGCGGGAGGAGCGGACCGGGCACCTGTACTTTGAGGATGTGGCGGCAGATTTCGTGCTCTACAAAAACAAATTCGTGGCACCCGGTTTCAGCTTGAACAACAACCTGTCGGCCTTCGACCTGCGGGGATCCTATACCATGAAAGGTAGCGCGCGCCTAAGTCTAGACGTGAATGTGTTCAATATTCTGTTCGGGAATAACGAGCGCCGCATAGGGCAGATACAGGAAGACTCGCTATCCCTGAACAGCAGCCAGAACAAGCAGCACCTGTTGCTAGTGCGCGAGGAGGAAAAGTATAAGGTGAAGCTGAGCAACAGCAAAGAAAGAGAAGATATCTCGCAGGTGCTCTGCGATGAGTTCATGGATGTGCTACAGCACTACCAGATCGATACCGCCTTCACCGAAATCCAATAG
- a CDS encoding DoxX family protein has translation MERFLGNYSPQLYALLRIVAGLLFAMHGTQKLFGWPGDGETVELASLMGLAGIIELVGGLLIAFGFLTSWAAFIASGEMAVAYFMAHVPQGPWPILNQGELALLYAFLFLYMAARGSGIWSVDAARHTGVRAGTETHHRVI, from the coding sequence ATGGAAAGATTTTTAGGAAATTACAGCCCGCAGCTCTACGCCTTGCTGCGTATTGTTGCCGGCCTGCTGTTTGCCATGCACGGCACGCAGAAGCTTTTTGGATGGCCCGGAGACGGCGAAACCGTGGAACTGGCGTCGCTGATGGGGCTGGCGGGCATCATTGAGCTGGTGGGCGGCCTCCTGATCGCCTTCGGCTTTCTGACCAGCTGGGCTGCCTTTATTGCCAGCGGCGAGATGGCAGTAGCTTATTTTATGGCCCATGTTCCACAGGGCCCATGGCCTATCCTGAACCAGGGCGAGTTGGCCCTGCTGTACGCTTTCCTGTTCCTCTACATGGCCGCACGGGGCTCCGGTATCTGGAGCGTGGATGCTGCCAGGCATACGGGCGTACGGGCCGGCACTGAAACTCACCACCGGGTGATATGA
- the msrB gene encoding peptide-methionine (R)-S-oxide reductase MsrB: protein MLRWKDIIYYAKYSNPEPASRVEKTEEEWKQLLKPAQYRVLREKGTEPPYRNAYCRSYEPGKYTCAGCGSLLFNSTEKYHAISGWPSFTQPAKRGAVRYAFDSSHHMERIEALCNVCGGHLGHVFPDGPEPAGLRYCINSESLHRMAK, encoded by the coding sequence ATGCTACGCTGGAAAGACATCATTTACTATGCTAAATACAGCAATCCGGAACCTGCCAGTAGGGTAGAAAAAACGGAGGAGGAGTGGAAACAGCTGCTGAAGCCGGCACAGTACCGTGTGCTGCGGGAAAAGGGAACCGAGCCTCCTTACCGAAATGCCTACTGCCGGTCGTATGAACCCGGCAAGTATACCTGTGCCGGGTGCGGAAGCCTTTTGTTTAACTCCACCGAAAAGTACCATGCCATTTCCGGCTGGCCTAGTTTTACTCAACCCGCCAAAAGGGGCGCCGTCAGGTATGCCTTCGACAGCAGCCATCATATGGAGCGGATAGAGGCGCTGTGCAATGTATGCGGTGGCCACTTAGGGCATGTGTTTCCGGATGGCCCGGAGCCAGCGGGCCTGCGTTACTGCATCAACTCGGAAAGCTTGCATAGAATGGCCAAATAA
- a CDS encoding alpha/beta hydrolase encodes MATARDSYKTGRLTTKPGVAAAGSGKKQAGVQRLDLDSHKDGFIYLPKGYDSSRPAALAVMLHGAGAHAEQGLSLLRNHADANNLILVAPASRSYSWDIIAGRAFGPDVVLIDQALALVFRNYVIDPARVAIGGFSDGASYALSLGLTNGDLFSHILAFSPGFAHTVEKNGKPEVFISHGVDDPVLPIDPCGRRIVPQLRREGIEVNYTEFDGKHEIPGFISEKAVTWFLA; translated from the coding sequence ATGGCAACAGCAAGAGACAGCTATAAAACAGGTAGGTTAACCACAAAGCCAGGAGTAGCCGCCGCCGGTAGCGGTAAAAAGCAGGCAGGAGTGCAGCGACTCGACTTAGACAGCCACAAGGATGGCTTTATCTATCTTCCAAAAGGGTATGACAGCAGCAGGCCAGCGGCGCTGGCTGTCATGCTGCATGGTGCCGGCGCTCATGCAGAGCAGGGCCTGTCTCTGCTTCGGAACCATGCCGATGCCAACAACCTCATACTTGTGGCACCGGCCTCCAGGTCCTACTCCTGGGACATCATCGCCGGCAGAGCCTTCGGGCCGGATGTCGTGCTGATTGATCAGGCCTTGGCGCTGGTTTTCCGAAACTACGTTATTGATCCGGCACGCGTAGCTATTGGCGGCTTCTCTGACGGCGCTTCCTATGCCTTGTCCCTGGGCCTGACCAATGGCGACCTGTTCAGTCACATCCTTGCTTTCTCCCCCGGTTTTGCACATACAGTAGAGAAAAACGGGAAGCCCGAGGTGTTCATCTCGCATGGTGTTGATGACCCTGTATTGCCTATTGACCCTTGTGGCAGGCGTATTGTGCCGCAACTCCGGCGGGAGGGAATCGAGGTAAACTACACGGAGTTTGATGGAAAGCACGAGATACCGGGCTTCATTTCTGAAAAGGCGGTGACGTGGTTTCTCGCTTAA
- a CDS encoding DUF6717 family protein → MSADRNNFSFYKEAHGTWYIDLPDYPGPKGDLAMVAGADDMLDYLARGGKRVEVEMSEQPFAGALILELVRMGEPGGGAYYKPVNHSIQSVWLCDVTLFALQKFPEMIYFRAIE, encoded by the coding sequence ATGTCTGCTGATCGAAATAACTTTAGCTTCTACAAAGAGGCGCATGGCACCTGGTACATCGACCTGCCGGATTATCCGGGGCCGAAGGGAGACCTGGCGATGGTGGCCGGGGCCGATGATATGCTCGACTACCTGGCCAGGGGCGGCAAAAGGGTGGAGGTGGAGATGAGCGAGCAGCCGTTTGCGGGCGCGCTTATCCTGGAACTGGTCAGAATGGGGGAGCCAGGGGGAGGAGCATACTACAAGCCTGTGAATCACAGCATCCAGTCTGTCTGGCTTTGTGATGTGACGCTGTTTGCGCTGCAGAAGTTTCCGGAAATGATCTACTTTCGAGCGATAGAATAG
- a CDS encoding alpha/beta hydrolase: MLLKVDVANTAALLKTLFRTGLILATLYLLLMGILSFQQERLIFFPEKLPDNYAFRFEEDFEEIFVTAEDGTRLHGLLFRAQEPKGLVFYLHGNAGSVASWGWVAQTYTALHYDIFVLDYRGYGKSEGRISSEEQFYGDVQAAYDHLKARYEEKQIIVIGYSIGTAAAARVAATNSPRLLILQAPYYSLPDLMQSLYPFVPTFLLKYRLETFRFVEKVTAPVVLFHGDRDEIIYHGSSEKLRPHLKPTDQVILLQGQGHNGMNENSEFRRELARVLKEVE, translated from the coding sequence ATGCTACTTAAAGTTGATGTTGCCAATACTGCTGCCTTGCTTAAAACTTTATTCAGAACGGGACTTATACTTGCCACGCTATACCTGCTACTCATGGGCATATTATCTTTTCAACAGGAGCGCCTAATCTTCTTTCCCGAGAAGCTGCCCGACAATTACGCCTTCCGGTTTGAAGAGGACTTTGAGGAAATATTCGTGACAGCCGAGGACGGCACCCGGCTGCATGGACTGCTTTTCCGGGCACAGGAGCCGAAGGGGCTGGTGTTTTACCTCCACGGCAACGCAGGCTCTGTGGCCTCCTGGGGTTGGGTTGCCCAAACGTATACCGCCCTCCACTACGATATTTTTGTGCTCGACTACCGCGGCTACGGCAAAAGCGAGGGCAGGATCAGCAGCGAGGAACAGTTTTACGGCGATGTGCAGGCAGCCTATGATCACCTGAAAGCAAGGTATGAAGAGAAGCAGATAATCGTGATCGGGTACTCCATAGGTACGGCGGCAGCAGCCAGGGTGGCCGCTACCAATAGTCCCAGGCTGCTTATACTGCAGGCACCTTACTACAGTCTCCCCGACCTGATGCAAAGCCTCTACCCTTTTGTGCCCACGTTTCTGCTAAAGTATAGATTAGAGACGTTCCGGTTCGTGGAGAAAGTGACAGCGCCTGTCGTGCTCTTCCATGGCGATCGGGATGAGATCATTTACCACGGCTCTTCCGAGAAACTGAGACCCCACCTCAAGCCCACCGATCAAGTGATCTTGCTGCAGGGGCAGGGACATAACGGTATGAACGAGAACTCCGAATTCAGGCGGGAACTAGCCAGGGTGCTAAAGGAGGTGGAGTAG
- a CDS encoding glycoside hydrolase family 172 protein, translated as MRKLLLLVLVVLLLVSFPLMSQGKKISYAELVGRLTDLKALAVPPVEGERSGMESSYDRRTKVDEATGRFVAWGANDDGLNPQYIRKEGENMVLAEMEGPGAIVRMWSANPAKGRVKVYIDGQQIPVLDMPFIQYFDTTAIPAFAYPQLVYETAARGFNNYVPITYQKSCKIVAEPEWGQYYHFNYITFPKEVQPEAFNPKLSPESRAALAKVNSFFKNKMGELPYPVQEAETREIAEKIAPGETKTITLKGRKAIYALKANLNTADEKRLEEAMRKLILQIRWDNEKEPAVWSPIGDFFGSAPGYNLYRTLPMGMTKENMYSYWYMPFEQSATITLINHFDQPVDLNLTVGLENLSSKEKNPSRFHAKWHRNLEAIADTARWPDWTVLETEGKGRFLGMSLMVWNPKGGSCRQYGGDGYFWWGEGDEKFFVDDETFPSTFGTGTEDYFGYAWCMPNYFTHAYHSQSHTEENMGYQSLNRWQVIDNVPFQKSFKAYLEKYFPDKWPTQYAVTTYWYLNPGGKDPIGPTPAAELYGFEIPYQVYREPGVIEGEDLKVENNTGGWANSDEFAHEKMFDQISGHKLLLWHGEPQKENKLTTSFQVDKPGKYRVRAHVARNPEGGKFRLALNGQQVQQELNLKSEVTPAEASVVELGTFELKPGKQVLEFRWLPAEGFGQKLMIDYLDLEPI; from the coding sequence ATGAGAAAACTGCTACTACTTGTACTTGTCGTCTTACTGCTGGTCAGTTTTCCGCTCATGAGCCAGGGGAAAAAGATCAGCTATGCGGAGCTTGTGGGCAGGCTCACGGACCTGAAGGCGCTGGCGGTACCACCGGTTGAGGGCGAGCGCAGCGGCATGGAGTCGAGTTATGACAGGCGCACGAAGGTGGATGAAGCTACCGGCCGGTTCGTAGCGTGGGGCGCCAACGACGATGGGCTGAACCCGCAGTACATCCGGAAGGAAGGGGAGAACATGGTGCTGGCCGAGATGGAGGGGCCGGGGGCTATTGTGCGCATGTGGTCTGCCAACCCGGCCAAGGGGCGCGTAAAGGTCTACATCGACGGGCAGCAGATACCGGTGCTCGACATGCCCTTCATCCAATATTTTGACACAACGGCCATCCCTGCATTTGCGTATCCGCAGCTGGTGTACGAAACAGCTGCCCGGGGCTTCAATAACTACGTGCCCATCACTTATCAAAAATCCTGCAAAATAGTGGCTGAACCGGAGTGGGGTCAGTATTACCATTTCAACTACATCACCTTCCCGAAGGAGGTACAACCAGAAGCTTTCAATCCAAAGCTTTCCCCGGAGAGCCGGGCTGCCTTAGCCAAGGTCAACAGTTTTTTCAAAAACAAGATGGGAGAACTCCCTTATCCGGTGCAGGAGGCCGAGACTAGGGAAATAGCGGAAAAAATAGCGCCTGGCGAAACCAAAACTATAACCCTTAAGGGCAGGAAAGCGATTTATGCTCTCAAAGCTAATTTAAATACTGCGGATGAAAAGCGGCTGGAGGAGGCCATGCGCAAGCTGATCCTGCAGATCCGGTGGGACAATGAAAAGGAGCCTGCCGTCTGGTCCCCGATCGGCGATTTCTTTGGTTCTGCCCCGGGCTACAACCTCTACCGTACCTTGCCCATGGGCATGACGAAGGAAAATATGTACAGCTACTGGTATATGCCTTTTGAGCAGTCGGCAACGATAACGTTGATAAACCACTTTGACCAGCCTGTTGACCTGAACTTGACCGTAGGCCTGGAAAACCTGAGCAGTAAGGAAAAGAACCCGAGCCGCTTCCATGCCAAATGGCACCGTAACCTGGAAGCCATAGCGGACACCGCCCGCTGGCCCGACTGGACGGTCCTGGAAACCGAGGGTAAAGGGCGTTTCCTGGGTATGTCGCTGATGGTCTGGAATCCGAAAGGCGGCTCCTGTCGGCAGTATGGCGGCGATGGCTACTTCTGGTGGGGCGAGGGCGATGAGAAGTTCTTTGTGGATGACGAGACATTTCCCTCTACTTTTGGTACCGGCACCGAGGATTATTTCGGCTATGCCTGGTGCATGCCCAATTACTTTACCCACGCTTATCACAGCCAGAGCCATACAGAGGAAAACATGGGCTACCAGTCCCTGAACCGCTGGCAGGTTATTGATAACGTGCCATTTCAGAAGTCTTTCAAGGCCTATCTGGAGAAGTATTTCCCTGATAAGTGGCCGACACAGTATGCGGTCACTACCTACTGGTACCTCAACCCAGGTGGGAAGGACCCTATCGGGCCAACCCCTGCGGCGGAACTTTATGGTTTTGAAATCCCCTACCAGGTATACCGCGAGCCGGGCGTGATCGAAGGGGAGGATCTGAAGGTGGAGAATAACACAGGTGGATGGGCCAACTCCGACGAGTTTGCTCATGAAAAAATGTTCGACCAGATAAGCGGGCACAAGCTATTGCTCTGGCATGGGGAGCCCCAAAAAGAAAACAAACTCACCACGAGCTTTCAGGTGGATAAGCCGGGCAAATACAGGGTACGGGCGCACGTGGCCCGGAATCCGGAAGGCGGCAAGTTCCGGTTGGCGCTCAACGGGCAGCAAGTGCAACAGGAGCTAAACCTCAAAAGTGAGGTAACCCCTGCTGAAGCCAGCGTGGTGGAACTGGGTACCTTTGAGTTGAAGCCGGGAAAACAGGTGCTGGAATTCAGATGGCTGCCGGCAGAGGGGTTCGGCCAAAAGCTGATGATCGATTACTTAGACCTGGAACCCATTTAA
- a CDS encoding efflux RND transporter periplasmic adaptor subunit codes for MKPYFVVTLLLIILTACSGKREKTQPTIADITESVYASGVVKSRSQYQVFPTVSGVILDIPVNEGDVVKKGDPLFRLDNKAARLSTENARIAAEYARVSANSEKLNELREAIDLARSKKENDSLLLVRQRNLWANRIGTKVQLEQRELNYKNSVTAYKSAILRYNDLKKQLNFAARQSEKNLQLSETMSEDYTIRSETDGKVYSVLKEEGELVTPQTPVAVVGNADEFILELQVDEYDIARVKPGQKVLLNLDSYKGQVFEGKVYKVNPAMNERTRSFTVEASFVTTPPALYPNLTTEANILIQTKKDALLIPREYLVDGAFVLTESEEKVPVKTGLKDYQKVEIVEGITKEDVLLKPAR; via the coding sequence ATGAAGCCATACTTTGTTGTCACCCTGCTGCTGATTATACTTACCGCCTGCTCCGGGAAGCGGGAAAAAACGCAGCCAACTATAGCAGATATCACAGAATCGGTGTATGCCTCCGGGGTAGTAAAGAGCCGCAGCCAGTACCAGGTTTTCCCGACGGTGAGTGGTGTTATTCTGGATATTCCGGTGAACGAGGGAGATGTGGTGAAAAAAGGCGATCCGCTTTTCAGGCTCGACAACAAAGCAGCTCGCCTGAGCACCGAAAATGCCCGGATTGCCGCCGAGTACGCCCGTGTGAGCGCTAACTCCGAAAAACTGAACGAGCTGCGGGAAGCCATCGACCTGGCCCGGAGCAAGAAAGAGAATGACTCGTTGCTGCTGGTGCGGCAGCGCAACCTATGGGCAAACCGCATAGGGACGAAAGTACAACTGGAGCAGCGGGAGCTAAACTATAAAAACTCCGTTACAGCTTACAAATCGGCCATACTTCGCTACAACGACCTCAAAAAGCAACTCAACTTCGCGGCCCGTCAATCAGAAAAAAACCTGCAGCTAAGCGAGACGATGTCGGAAGATTACACGATCCGGAGCGAAACCGATGGAAAAGTATACAGCGTATTGAAGGAGGAAGGAGAACTGGTGACTCCGCAGACCCCGGTGGCGGTGGTGGGCAATGCCGATGAGTTCATACTGGAGTTGCAGGTCGATGAGTATGATATTGCCCGTGTAAAGCCGGGCCAGAAAGTGCTGCTTAACCTGGACAGCTACAAAGGACAGGTGTTTGAGGGCAAAGTATACAAGGTGAACCCGGCCATGAACGAGCGGACGCGCTCCTTTACCGTAGAAGCCAGCTTTGTTACTACACCTCCGGCCCTGTATCCGAACCTTACCACCGAAGCCAATATCCTCATCCAGACCAAAAAAGATGCGCTCCTTATCCCACGTGAATACCTGGTGGATGGGGCATTTGTGCTGACGGAAAGCGAAGAAAAAGTACCTGTTAAGACAGGCTTGAAAGATTATCAGAAAGTGGAGATAGTGGAAGGCATCACGAAGGAAGACGTGCTACTCAAACCTGCCCGATGA